A stretch of the Conger conger chromosome 3, fConCon1.1, whole genome shotgun sequence genome encodes the following:
- the tmem102 gene encoding transmembrane protein 102, producing the protein MESLMSAVAPRPPALVKRTPEVDFRSGAVLEQLSAQVLELVQLEQGEFGDQTALEVHTAKDYIFNMLGLVQKVDHRLPVANEYLLLSGGAREGVLDLNPEDLGDYARGADYDLDFTLLVPALKLHDRNQPVTLDMRQSGPCHSWLSLRLCDPATLARWSLCCQEEEPGGAAAEDDRAPGPGSIPSLQSPGSLDGCYFSPQLVADWFWGVVGKAVEELRRSPQRGTPVPERVERNGPLTTLVLTAGTSRVLYDLLPVVSFRGWPAVAQGWLTANHFWDGKITEEEAISGFYLLPCCAALEGRPDREWRLAFSRSEVQLKKCIPHPMAQAFQAARAVISRLLSRPRAGLSPYHLRTLLFWACDRLPPAYLSSPEPETPARLLLGLLDDLAHCILGKHCPNYFLPQCNMLEHLSDSAALLVARKLAHLRSDPAEHLRAAVGQARQAGQLKREAAGSNGHAPSPGHSPDGGRGQPDDRLAQRLQQLVTENPGKSISVFLNPDDVTRPHFRIDDKFY; encoded by the exons ATGGAGTCCCTGATGAGCGCAGTGGCCCCGCGGCCTCCGGCCCTGGTCAAGCGGACCCCGGAGGTGGACTTCCGTTCGGGGGCGGTGCTGGAGCAGCTATCCGCCCAGGTGCTGGAGCTCGTGCAGTTAGAGCAGGGGGAGTTCGGGGACCAGACCGCGCTGGAGGTGCACACGGCCAAAGACTACATCTTCAACATGCTCG GGCTTGTTCAGAAGGTGGACCACCGGTTGCCGGTGGCCAATGAGTACCTGCTGCTGTCGGGCGGGGCCAGAGAGGGGGTGCTGGACCTGAACCCGGAGGACCTGGGGGACTACGCCCGGGGGGCCGACTACGACCTGGACTTCACCCTCCTGGTGCCGGCGCTGAAGCTGCACGACCGCAACCAGCCGGTGACCCTGGACATGCGGCAGTCGGGGCCCTGCCACTCCTGGCTGAGCCTGAGGCTGTGCGACCCCGCCACCCTGGCCCGCTGGAGCCTCTGCTgccaggaggaggagccggGCGGGGCGGCGGCCGAGGACGACCGGGCCCCCGGCCCCGGCTCCATCCCCTCCCTGCAGTCCCCCGGCTCCCTGGACGGCTGCTACTTCTCGCCCCAGCTGGTGGCGGACTGGTTCTGGGGCGTGGTGGGGAAGGCggtggaggagctgaggaggagcccCCAGCGCGGGACCCCGGTGCCGGAGCGGGTGGAGCGCAACGGGCCCCTCACCACGCTGGTCCTGACGGCGGGGACCAGCCGGGTGCTGTACGACCTGCTGCCCGTGGTGTCCTTCCGCGGCTGGCCCGCCGTGGCCCAGGGCTGGCTCACCGCCAACCACTTCTGGGACGGCAAGATCACGGAGGAGGAGGCCATCAGCGGGTTCTACCTGCTGCCCTGCTGCGCCGCGCTGGAGGGCCGGCCCGACCGCGAGTGGAGGCTGGCCTTCTCCCGCAGCGAGGTGCAGCTGAAGAAGTGCATCCCCCACCCCATGGCCCAGGCCTTCCAGGCCGCCCGCGCCGTCATCTCCCGGCTGCTCTCCAGACCCCGCGCCGGCCTCAGCCCCTACCACCTGCGCACGCTCCTGTTCTGGGCCTGCGACCGGCTGCCCCCGGCCTACCTCAGCTCCCCCGAGCCCGAGACCCCCGCCCGCCTCCTGCTGGGGCTGCTGGACGACCTGGCGCACTGCATCCTGGGAAAGCACTGCCCCAACTACTTCCTGCCGCAGTGCAACATGCTGGAGCACCTGTCGGACAGCGCCGCCCTGCTGGTGGCCCGCAAGCTGGCGCACCTGCGCTCCGACCCCGCCGAGCACCTGCGGGCGGCCGTGGGCCAGGCCAGGCAGGCGGGGCAGCTGAAGAGGGAGGCGGCCGGCAGCAACGGCCACGCCCCGTCCCCGGGCCACTCCCCCGACGGCGGCCGCGGCCAACCGGACGACCGGCTGGCGCAGCGGCTCCAGCAGCTGGTGACGGAAAACCCCGGGAAGTCCATCTCCGTGTTCCTCAACCCTGACGACGTCACCCGGCCCCACTTCCGCATCGACGACAAGTTCTACTGA